A genomic segment from Lignipirellula cremea encodes:
- a CDS encoding tetratricopeptide repeat protein, protein MSTDPSTPDKPSLLDRLLVIPSAAANRPLQSLLVLGVATALLGAVACVWILLEAQAYAELEDRLQTGLTRLDEGDYAGAQEIAQELRSQPDAAVLDLGGPAFLSGAAIAAEATDAFDASERLRLHLLAARYLDEARFRGFPPGREPEGLFLLGRSLHDSFQYDASLPILAEAADALKTPDEQLDAERKKLRAEYLVDAAGLQASSAFHAQPPQYEAALRYNDAFLAEESREAARPRAWLLRAKILLAEEKFAEARTALKHLSEDSPLESARLLTAGRILVAEADSLLAAAAADEIAGRKTGNGVASNAEASSQGTAEKPELAVAPPAPLETPSDDPLAPPADDHLLTSPLFDEPPAPEDNTPDRLARTKYQEAERLFEESARCSTSFDQTAAQAQYFLGVALKKQNKKAAAQQQFRRAWQIAPDTPEGIAAGIEEADLLRLAGDKQGAVEVYIQTLHRAGEATADNPWLSTGELLARVDEAQRDLSEQGEFELALRMAEASSALAPPSEVQRSLAQVYASEGAQLAAEAKSLPEEERPAMIQRSRSELRQAANAYAALAEMKLATREYPALLWSSAENYLAGHDFLLAIAMFEKYLEEIPRNARPPALVQLGRAYLGRGDYAEALTPLLECIQFHPHHPDTYRARVLASEAQFEMGDLPAAIELLRKNLENEDLTPRSLEWRDSLFALGKVYLRQGSDLDAKSRQLGVYTDDQDQIKRGLDPLEKSEEAYQTAIRKLEEAVQRYPDAEQTAEARYWIAESRRLASRFPRRKLEVVSIETTRLALNEQINRNLKASISEFDQVIKQLTRKQDDSELTSIERGLLRNCYFHRADALFDLGDFTEAIAAYSSATSKYHDSPAALEAFVQISRCYRQINKPIEARGTLEQAKVLLRQIPEGIDFTSSTRYTRDEWTRLLDWMSLL, encoded by the coding sequence ATGTCGACCGACCCGTCCACTCCCGACAAGCCGAGCTTGCTCGACCGCCTGCTGGTGATTCCCAGCGCGGCCGCAAACCGACCGCTGCAGTCGCTGCTGGTGCTGGGCGTAGCGACGGCCTTACTGGGGGCTGTGGCCTGCGTTTGGATTCTTCTTGAGGCACAGGCTTATGCCGAATTGGAAGACCGCCTGCAGACCGGTCTGACGCGACTGGATGAAGGCGATTACGCCGGCGCACAAGAGATTGCCCAGGAACTGCGATCCCAGCCCGATGCCGCGGTGCTCGATCTGGGCGGCCCGGCTTTTTTGTCGGGCGCGGCGATCGCTGCTGAAGCAACGGACGCCTTTGACGCGAGCGAGCGGCTGCGTTTGCATCTGCTGGCGGCGCGTTATCTGGACGAAGCACGCTTCCGCGGTTTTCCGCCGGGACGTGAGCCCGAGGGGCTGTTCCTGCTGGGACGTTCCCTGCACGACTCTTTCCAGTACGACGCCAGCCTGCCGATCCTTGCGGAAGCAGCCGACGCCCTGAAAACGCCTGACGAACAACTCGATGCCGAACGGAAAAAGCTCCGGGCCGAGTATCTGGTCGACGCGGCCGGCCTGCAGGCGAGCTCCGCCTTCCATGCCCAGCCTCCGCAGTACGAAGCGGCTTTGCGTTATAACGACGCCTTTCTGGCGGAAGAATCTCGTGAAGCGGCCCGCCCCCGAGCATGGCTGCTGCGGGCCAAAATCCTGCTTGCGGAAGAGAAATTCGCGGAAGCCCGCACCGCCCTGAAGCACCTCTCCGAAGATTCGCCGCTGGAGTCCGCCCGCCTGCTGACGGCAGGCCGGATCCTGGTCGCCGAAGCCGACTCCCTGCTGGCTGCCGCTGCGGCCGACGAGATCGCAGGCAGAAAAACAGGGAACGGCGTTGCGTCCAACGCCGAGGCTTCTTCCCAGGGAACCGCCGAGAAACCAGAACTGGCGGTGGCTCCCCCGGCTCCCCTGGAAACGCCGAGCGATGATCCGCTTGCTCCGCCAGCCGACGACCACCTGCTGACGTCGCCGCTGTTCGACGAACCGCCGGCGCCCGAAGACAATACGCCGGATCGTCTGGCCCGGACCAAATACCAGGAGGCGGAAAGACTCTTCGAGGAGTCGGCCCGTTGCTCCACCAGCTTCGACCAGACCGCCGCCCAGGCGCAGTACTTCCTGGGCGTCGCTTTGAAAAAACAGAACAAAAAGGCAGCCGCCCAGCAGCAGTTTCGCCGCGCCTGGCAAATTGCGCCTGACACCCCTGAAGGCATCGCGGCAGGGATCGAAGAGGCCGATCTGCTCCGGCTGGCAGGCGACAAACAAGGCGCCGTCGAAGTCTATATTCAAACCTTGCATCGGGCCGGCGAAGCAACCGCGGACAACCCGTGGCTCTCCACCGGCGAATTGCTGGCCCGCGTCGATGAGGCCCAGCGGGACCTGTCGGAACAGGGAGAATTTGAGCTGGCCCTGCGGATGGCCGAGGCCTCTTCGGCGCTGGCTCCGCCGTCGGAAGTGCAGCGCTCGCTGGCCCAGGTGTACGCCTCCGAAGGCGCCCAGCTGGCGGCCGAAGCGAAATCGCTGCCCGAAGAGGAACGCCCGGCGATGATCCAGCGTTCCCGTTCCGAGCTGCGCCAAGCGGCGAATGCCTACGCGGCGCTCGCGGAAATGAAACTAGCGACTCGCGAGTATCCGGCGCTGCTCTGGAGCAGCGCCGAAAACTATCTGGCAGGACACGATTTTTTACTCGCCATTGCCATGTTTGAGAAATACCTGGAAGAAATTCCCCGCAACGCCAGGCCGCCGGCGCTGGTGCAGCTGGGCCGGGCGTATCTGGGCCGGGGCGACTACGCCGAGGCGCTCACGCCGCTGCTGGAATGCATCCAGTTCCACCCGCACCATCCCGACACCTACCGCGCCCGGGTGCTGGCCAGTGAAGCCCAGTTTGAGATGGGCGATCTGCCGGCCGCGATCGAGCTACTCCGGAAAAATCTGGAGAACGAAGATCTGACGCCCCGCAGTCTGGAGTGGAGGGACTCGCTGTTCGCCCTGGGGAAGGTCTACCTCCGGCAAGGCTCCGACCTGGACGCCAAAAGCCGCCAGCTGGGCGTTTACACCGACGACCAGGACCAGATCAAACGTGGCCTGGATCCGCTGGAAAAGTCGGAAGAGGCCTATCAAACCGCCATCCGCAAACTGGAAGAAGCCGTCCAGCGATATCCTGACGCAGAACAAACGGCCGAGGCCCGCTACTGGATTGCCGAATCCCGCCGCCTGGCCAGCCGCTTTCCCCGACGCAAGCTCGAAGTCGTGTCAATCGAAACAACCCGGCTGGCGCTGAACGAACAGATCAACCGGAACCTCAAAGCTTCCATCAGTGAGTTCGACCAGGTCATCAAGCAGCTGACCCGTAAACAGGATGACTCGGAGCTGACCAGCATCGAACGCGGCCTGCTGCGAAACTGCTACTTCCACCGGGCCGACGCCCTGTTTGACCTGGGTGACTTTACCGAAGCGATCGCGGCGTACTCGTCTGCGACCAGCAAATACCACGATAGCCCGGCCGCGCTGGAGGCGTTTGTCCAGATCTCCCGCTGCTATCGCCAGATCAACAAGCCGATCGAAGCACGGGGCACGCTCGAGCAGGCCAAAGTGCTGCTCCGCCAGATTCCCGAAGGCATCGATTTTACCAGTTCGACCCGTTACACCCGCGACGAGTGGACGCGGTTGCTGGATTGGATGAGCCTCCTTTAA
- a CDS encoding flagellar export chaperone FlgN, with product MMDTDRLAELIDAKREVLTRLRQFARRQVEVVAEEDLTRLFSLLAAKQTLVDELTRLETELNPFRNQQPEDRVWRSPEARDACRESVQSCEAIYRELLLLEKQGAADLSERRDHIARQLDGAHSAAKARRAYGHEAATRPAVSAFDCTSD from the coding sequence ATGATGGATACCGACCGCCTGGCCGAGCTGATCGACGCCAAACGCGAAGTGCTGACGCGTCTGCGCCAGTTTGCGCGGCGGCAAGTCGAAGTGGTCGCCGAAGAAGATTTGACCCGCTTGTTTTCGCTGCTGGCCGCCAAACAGACCCTGGTGGACGAGCTCACGCGACTCGAGACGGAACTCAACCCTTTTCGCAACCAGCAGCCCGAAGACCGTGTCTGGCGCTCGCCCGAAGCGCGGGACGCCTGCCGCGAATCCGTGCAAAGTTGCGAAGCCATTTACCGCGAATTACTGCTCCTGGAAAAACAGGGCGCCGCCGATCTGTCGGAACGCCGGGACCACATTGCCCGCCAGCTCGACGGGGCCCACTCGGCCGCCAAAGCTCGCCGGGCTTACGGCCACGAAGCGGCAACTCGACCCGCGGTTTCCGCTTTCGATTGCACCTCGGACTAG
- a CDS encoding sensor histidine kinase has protein sequence MTVDINWNVEMIDTANPVDLAAIDLETILAAWQTATERLQKTHEVLSLEVRRLSDELAVKNRELARQNRLADLGRAAAHVAHEVRNSLVPLTLDLSVLKRRVASEPANLELISHLETGFTEVEAAVNDMLHFTADRDPKRQPIDLAQLLVEICQALQPQFSAQQIEIEIDMPLDSMVLADREMLRRAVLNLVLNAVDAMPQGGELTICGCTTGAHFELEIADSGPGIPEDELRQLFEPFFTTKSNGSGLGLAIVNRIAAAHGGDVTVLNCPQGGAAFTVCLPLENSGSLHSFQKAA, from the coding sequence ATGACAGTCGACATCAACTGGAACGTCGAAATGATCGACACAGCCAATCCGGTGGATCTGGCGGCCATTGATCTGGAAACGATTCTCGCCGCCTGGCAAACGGCGACAGAACGCCTGCAGAAAACGCACGAAGTGTTAAGCCTGGAAGTTCGACGATTATCCGACGAACTGGCGGTCAAGAACCGGGAGCTGGCTCGCCAGAACCGGCTGGCCGATCTGGGCAGGGCGGCCGCCCATGTGGCCCACGAAGTACGCAACAGCCTGGTGCCGTTGACGCTTGACTTGAGCGTGCTGAAACGCCGCGTCGCCAGCGAACCGGCGAACCTGGAACTGATCTCTCATCTTGAAACTGGTTTTACCGAAGTGGAGGCCGCCGTGAACGATATGCTGCACTTTACCGCAGACCGAGATCCGAAGCGTCAACCAATCGACCTCGCCCAGTTGCTGGTCGAGATCTGCCAGGCCCTGCAGCCGCAATTCTCGGCCCAGCAGATCGAGATTGAAATCGACATGCCGCTGGACTCTATGGTGCTGGCCGACCGCGAAATGCTGCGTCGGGCCGTGCTCAACCTGGTGCTCAACGCCGTGGACGCCATGCCCCAGGGCGGGGAACTGACCATTTGCGGCTGCACGACCGGAGCCCACTTTGAACTGGAAATCGCCGACTCCGGACCGGGCATCCCCGAAGACGAACTGCGGCAGCTGTTCGAACCGTTCTTCACCACCAAGAGCAACGGCTCTGGACTGGGTCTGGCGATCGTCAATCGGATTGCAGCGGCCCACGGCGGCGACGTGACCGTGCTCAATTGCCCCCAGGGCGGCGCGGCGTTTACGGTCTGCCTGCCGCTGGAGAATTCCGGCTCCTTGCACTCCTTTCAGAAAGCGGCTTAA
- a CDS encoding sigma-54-dependent transcriptional regulator: MIRHREQPVAGAVLVVDDHESARRSMVDVLRGAGHQVDSCSSAVEALTVLKERTFDVIVTDLRMPGMTGLEFMAELQRRGSESQVVMSTAYASVETAVEAMRYGAFDYLEKPFNVDQLEDLVGRALRHCEGPGRSRVPEPAVASAMIGDSPAMQTLRARIAQAGPTDVTVLITGESGVGKELVARELHAASRRRNKALVSVNCPVLSPQLMESELFGHERGAFTSAEAPRVGRFELADGGAIFLDEVTEIDPPLQAKLLRVLQERTFERVGSSRTQSVDARVIAATNRDLRAEVEAGRFREDLYFRLAVIPLTVPPLRERRSDIGLLCDHFLVQAGDRMLANPKSLEPAALELLHDYHWPGNIRELENLMIRASVLSPGETIAADDLEPWLITDQRESTVDDAQPTFAVGASLRDMERKLIESTLDHFDGHRVKTAKALGIGVRTLSTKLRQYGCAPRAKTFACSESEE; encoded by the coding sequence ATGATTCGGCATCGAGAACAGCCTGTCGCCGGCGCGGTGCTGGTGGTCGACGATCACGAATCGGCCCGCCGGTCCATGGTCGACGTACTCCGCGGCGCTGGCCACCAGGTCGACTCCTGCTCAAGCGCCGTCGAAGCGCTCACGGTGCTGAAGGAACGTACGTTCGATGTGATCGTGACCGACCTGCGTATGCCTGGCATGACCGGACTGGAATTCATGGCCGAGCTGCAGCGCCGGGGCTCCGAGTCGCAGGTCGTCATGTCGACGGCGTACGCCTCGGTCGAAACGGCCGTCGAAGCGATGCGCTACGGCGCGTTTGATTATCTCGAAAAACCGTTCAACGTGGACCAGTTAGAAGACCTCGTCGGCCGCGCCCTGCGTCACTGCGAAGGACCAGGCCGCTCCCGCGTGCCGGAACCGGCCGTCGCCAGCGCCATGATCGGCGACAGCCCCGCCATGCAAACGCTGCGAGCCCGCATCGCCCAGGCTGGCCCGACCGATGTCACCGTACTGATCACCGGCGAAAGCGGCGTCGGCAAAGAACTGGTCGCCCGGGAACTGCACGCCGCCAGCCGCCGCCGGAACAAAGCGCTGGTCAGCGTTAACTGCCCCGTGCTCTCGCCCCAGCTGATGGAAAGCGAACTCTTTGGCCATGAACGCGGCGCCTTTACCAGCGCCGAGGCTCCCCGCGTCGGTCGCTTTGAACTGGCCGACGGCGGCGCCATTTTCCTCGACGAAGTCACCGAGATCGACCCTCCCCTGCAGGCCAAGCTGCTGCGGGTGCTGCAGGAACGCACCTTTGAACGGGTGGGCTCCAGCCGCACGCAATCCGTCGACGCCCGGGTGATCGCCGCCACCAACCGCGACCTGCGGGCTGAGGTCGAAGCCGGCCGCTTCCGCGAAGACCTGTATTTCCGACTCGCCGTAATTCCGCTCACGGTTCCCCCGCTGCGGGAGCGCCGTTCCGATATTGGCCTGCTGTGCGACCACTTCCTGGTGCAAGCAGGCGACCGGATGCTGGCTAATCCCAAAAGCCTGGAGCCGGCCGCCCTGGAATTGCTGCACGACTATCACTGGCCTGGCAACATTCGGGAACTGGAGAACCTGATGATCCGCGCCAGTGTGTTGTCGCCCGGCGAAACGATCGCCGCCGACGACCTGGAGCCCTGGCTGATTACCGACCAGCGCGAATCGACTGTCGACGACGCCCAGCCGACGTTCGCCGTGGGCGCCAGCCTCCGCGACATGGAACGGAAACTGATCGAATCCACGCTCGACCACTTTGACGGGCACCGCGTGAAAACGGCCAAAGCCCTCGGCATTGGCGTGCGTACGCTCAGCACCAAGCTGCGGCAGTACGGCTGCGCCCCGCGGGCCAAAACATTCGCCTGCAGCGAAAGCGAAGAGTAA
- a CDS encoding flagellar basal body rod protein FlgB, whose protein sequence is MLNAIFHNSTVPMLQEVVNFAESRHAVLAGNVANFDTPDYRIRDLSVDTFQERLKEAIAENKSPRSMGQPQGTDDPLRRVRDSLTTILRHDGADISIEHQVAEISKNQALHNTAIAIMSSQFRMLETAISERV, encoded by the coding sequence ATGTTGAACGCCATTTTCCATAACAGCACGGTCCCCATGCTGCAGGAGGTCGTCAACTTTGCCGAGTCCCGGCATGCGGTGCTGGCCGGTAATGTGGCGAACTTCGACACGCCCGACTATCGCATCCGCGACCTGTCGGTGGACACGTTCCAGGAGCGGCTCAAGGAAGCGATCGCCGAGAACAAATCGCCTCGCTCGATGGGCCAGCCCCAGGGGACCGACGATCCGCTGCGCAGGGTGCGGGACTCGCTCACCACGATCCTCCGCCACGACGGCGCCGATATCAGCATCGAACACCAGGTCGCCGAGATCAGCAAAAACCAGGCGCTCCACAACACGGCCATCGCCATTATGAGCAGCCAGTTCCGCATGCTGGAAACGGCCATTTCCGAACGCGTTTAA